A region from the Elusimicrobiaceae bacterium genome encodes:
- the pncB gene encoding nicotinate phosphoribosyltransferase: MLISSLLDNDLYKFTMMQAVFHNFPAANAEYALVCRNHEHARYLPEIAPALEAAVRELGALRLDRAEKDYLAGLKCFRADFLEFLTAFSLKPEQVRIEIREGNLSVRIEGPWLQTILFEVPLLALVNELFYAGRFKTVARDALPPVEKLRAAGVKFSDFGTRRRVSFEHQRRVLDAVREFPGFGGTSNVLFAMLGNMPAVGTMAHEYLQAGQAFYGPRAGQREMLKLWLKEHGGQFAVALTDVIDTDGFLADFGPELAAAYSGVRHDSGDPLEWGRRILEHYRAFGIDPKTKTLVFSDMVTPEKAAAIAAAFGAQANVLFGIGSWLDNNIGLPRLNSVIKMVRCNGRPVAKITNTAAKTVAEDADYLRTLRTAYSA; this comes from the coding sequence ATGCTTATATCCAGTCTGCTTGATAACGATTTGTACAAATTCACGATGATGCAGGCGGTGTTTCATAATTTCCCCGCGGCAAACGCGGAATACGCGCTGGTGTGCCGCAATCACGAGCACGCCCGGTACTTGCCGGAAATCGCGCCGGCGCTTGAGGCGGCGGTCAGGGAACTGGGCGCGCTGCGGCTGGACAGGGCGGAAAAGGATTATCTGGCGGGGCTAAAGTGTTTCCGCGCGGATTTTCTGGAATTTCTAACCGCGTTTTCGCTCAAACCCGAACAGGTGCGGATAGAAATCCGCGAAGGAAACCTGTCCGTCCGCATAGAGGGGCCGTGGCTTCAGACCATTCTTTTTGAAGTGCCGCTGCTCGCGCTCGTCAACGAACTGTTTTACGCGGGCCGGTTCAAAACCGTTGCGCGCGACGCGCTGCCTCCGGTTGAGAAACTCCGGGCCGCCGGCGTGAAATTCAGCGATTTCGGAACGCGCCGGCGGGTGTCGTTCGAGCATCAGCGCCGGGTGCTTGACGCGGTCAGGGAATTCCCCGGGTTCGGCGGCACCAGCAACGTGCTGTTCGCCATGCTCGGCAATATGCCCGCGGTCGGCACGATGGCGCACGAGTATCTTCAGGCGGGCCAGGCGTTTTACGGACCGCGCGCCGGCCAGCGCGAGATGCTCAAGCTGTGGCTGAAAGAACACGGCGGCCAATTCGCCGTCGCGCTGACCGATGTGATTGATACGGACGGCTTTCTGGCTGATTTCGGCCCCGAACTCGCGGCCGCCTACTCCGGCGTACGCCATGACAGCGGCGATCCGCTTGAATGGGGCCGCCGCATACTGGAGCATTACCGCGCGTTCGGCATTGACCCGAAAACCAAAACGCTCGTGTTCAGCGATATGGTGACACCGGAAAAAGCGGCGGCAATAGCGGCGGCGTTCGGGGCGCAGGCGAATGTGCTGTTCGGGATCGGCTCCTGGCTTGACAACAATATCGGCCTGCCGCGCCTTAACAGCGTGATAAAGATGGTGCGCTGCAACGGCCGGCCGGTCGCCAAGATAACAAACACCGCCGCAAAAACAGTCGCCGAAGACGCGGATTATCTGCGCACGCTGCGAACCGCGTATTCCGCCTAG
- a CDS encoding cation:proton antiporter, which translates to MNSGLLLQDLAVIMTVAAVVMFICHRLKQPSVIGYLLAGFIVGPFTPPFALVSDIASIRSISQLGLIFIMFSLGLDFNLPRLRKAGVAVAVAASIVVTGMLLTGFMLGRVMGWSTPACAFLGAMLSISGSSLIAKVFFDMRLTSEPFARSVFGIMICDDIAAMIMLSVISGLGAHSGLIALDATTSFVRIMFFIMLFLILGLLIVPKVLASVTRFRNTEMTGICVLALCFASALLASHFGFSLALGTFLIGAIIAATDHIDSIEDWVRPLRDMFSALFFVSAGMLVNPRILIANWLPVTIITTVAVIGRMSWGTLASLAVGRSNSDSVKIGASIAQLGEFSFIIVAAGAGLGLISDTLYSLAVAISTLTAFIAPLLIRHSRKIEEKLFLLAPAGANDMLARYRDFLERTAAPVYNEGQQSVFSKYMLRLGMYVTLLAGLFYAGGFAASVLDDADFPRVLIPAWVAFGVLCVPLFLSIARYCDHMLLISLTIVLARFSPVRLMQKMNISYTYKVINYFLLTMFGLLFLFYASPKIDLPAGLMFVAAPALVISFMLKNQIASARNSMELMLDQVIGLATSEPQHQSVFARPREQVLLCTVGFAAAKKRISVLEVKTKTGATVVAIYRNGKTIAAPAPQTVFTAHDIAIVFGPEEQRKAAARLLAHKKPDFS; encoded by the coding sequence ATGAATTCCGGTTTGCTGCTTCAGGATCTGGCCGTCATCATGACGGTCGCCGCCGTGGTAATGTTTATCTGCCACAGGCTGAAACAGCCGTCGGTAATCGGATATCTGCTGGCGGGCTTCATTGTCGGGCCGTTCACTCCGCCGTTCGCGCTGGTGAGCGATATCGCCTCAATCCGCTCAATCTCCCAGTTGGGCCTTATTTTCATAATGTTTTCATTAGGGCTGGATTTTAATCTGCCGCGCCTGCGCAAAGCGGGAGTGGCTGTGGCGGTCGCGGCGAGCATCGTGGTAACAGGAATGCTGCTGACGGGTTTTATGCTGGGCCGGGTGATGGGCTGGTCAACACCCGCCTGCGCGTTTCTGGGCGCGATGCTTTCGATAAGCGGCAGTTCCCTGATCGCAAAGGTGTTTTTTGACATGCGCCTGACCAGTGAACCGTTCGCCCGGTCGGTATTCGGCATAATGATCTGCGACGATATAGCGGCGATGATCATGCTGTCGGTAATCTCCGGGCTGGGCGCGCACAGCGGGCTGATCGCGCTGGACGCGACAACTTCATTCGTGCGGATAATGTTTTTCATCATGCTGTTCCTTATTCTGGGGTTGCTGATCGTGCCGAAAGTGCTGGCTTCGGTCACCCGTTTCCGCAACACTGAAATGACCGGGATCTGCGTACTGGCTTTATGTTTCGCCAGCGCGCTGCTGGCATCGCATTTCGGGTTTTCGCTGGCGTTGGGCACCTTCCTTATCGGCGCGATAATAGCCGCGACGGATCATATTGATTCGATAGAGGACTGGGTGCGCCCGCTGCGCGACATGTTCAGCGCGCTGTTTTTCGTGTCGGCGGGCATGCTGGTCAACCCGAGAATACTGATCGCCAACTGGCTGCCGGTCACGATTATCACGACTGTCGCGGTTATCGGCCGGATGAGCTGGGGCACGCTTGCCTCGCTGGCGGTCGGGCGCAGCAATTCCGACTCCGTTAAAATCGGCGCCAGCATCGCCCAGCTAGGCGAATTCTCCTTCATCATCGTGGCGGCCGGCGCGGGGCTCGGCCTGATTTCCGACACGCTGTATTCTCTGGCGGTCGCCATTTCCACTCTGACGGCGTTCATCGCGCCGCTTCTGATCCGCCACTCGCGCAAAATAGAGGAAAAACTGTTCCTGCTCGCTCCGGCCGGCGCAAACGATATGCTGGCCCGCTACCGCGACTTTCTGGAACGCACCGCCGCGCCGGTTTATAACGAGGGCCAGCAATCGGTGTTTTCAAAATACATGCTGCGGCTGGGCATGTATGTGACCCTGCTCGCGGGCTTGTTCTACGCCGGCGGGTTCGCCGCTTCGGTGCTGGACGACGCGGATTTTCCGCGCGTGCTGATCCCCGCGTGGGTGGCGTTCGGAGTGCTGTGCGTGCCGCTTTTCCTGTCCATAGCGCGCTATTGCGACCACATGCTGCTTATCTCGCTTACCATAGTGCTGGCGCGGTTCTCTCCGGTGCGGCTGATGCAGAAAATGAATATTTCATATACCTACAAGGTGATCAATTATTTCCTGCTGACCATGTTCGGCCTGCTGTTTCTGTTCTACGCTTCCCCCAAAATAGATCTGCCGGCCGGGCTGATGTTTGTGGCGGCGCCGGCGCTGGTCATCTCGTTCATGCTTAAAAACCAGATCGCTTCAGCACGCAACAGCATGGAACTGATGCTGGATCAGGTTATCGGGCTGGCCACCAGCGAACCGCAGCATCAGTCGGTTTTCGCCCGGCCCAGAGAGCAGGTGCTGCTGTGCACGGTGGGTTTCGCCGCGGCGAAAAAACGCATTTCGGTGCTGGAGGTAAAAACCAAAACCGGCGCGACCGTCGTGGCGATTTACCGCAACGGCAAGACCATCGCCGCGCCCGCGCCGCAGACCGTATTTACCGCGCATGACATCGCCATCGTGTTCGGGCCGGAAGAACAGCGCAAGGCGGCCGCGCGGCTGCTGGCGCACAAGAAACCGGATTTTTCATAA
- a CDS encoding metallophosphoesterase, whose product MRKLLWLFCFALFSGAPASAQDGDTSRDILTYNINSGGSGSKWDFSYAQLTDLHIGYNTTDYGTPGYDDLPPDGDEGTPAKNLRAAVNRINSSKDSLKIKFVAVTGDLTQHAQKSEYLKAREILDSLDVPYVPVIGNHDVWPYSVGGAVAPAPAGDEYFKDIFAPVFSRLRGVMPGWDDGTRLSRTTDPVTNTASYFQNYAFRYGGYAFAALDFIGRTYKPDGGPKTGYKIDFFDFPGGTWHWFKNHYANSEAGPKHLIVLSHFPLTRETWQGYFLFSPQEYAFVADYLGRTPHIGLWNCGHVHRNTDYPVITSDGTTLCPVVETASNREKITIRLVKVWD is encoded by the coding sequence ATGAGAAAATTGCTCTGGCTTTTCTGTTTCGCGCTGTTTTCCGGCGCTCCCGCATCCGCGCAGGACGGCGACACCAGCCGCGATATCCTGACCTACAACATAAACTCCGGCGGTTCCGGCAGCAAATGGGATTTCTCGTACGCCCAGCTGACCGATCTGCATATAGGCTATAACACCACCGATTACGGCACCCCGGGTTACGACGACCTGCCGCCGGATGGCGACGAGGGAACCCCCGCAAAAAACCTGCGGGCCGCGGTAAACCGGATCAACTCCAGCAAAGACAGCCTGAAAATCAAATTCGTAGCCGTCACCGGCGATTTAACCCAGCACGCCCAGAAATCGGAGTATCTGAAAGCCAGGGAAATTCTGGACTCGCTGGACGTGCCTTATGTGCCGGTCATCGGCAATCATGACGTATGGCCATACTCGGTGGGCGGAGCGGTCGCGCCCGCGCCGGCCGGGGACGAATATTTTAAAGATATTTTCGCGCCGGTGTTTTCCAGACTGCGCGGCGTGATGCCCGGCTGGGACGACGGCACCCGCCTTTCCAGAACCACCGACCCCGTCACCAACACCGCCTCATATTTCCAGAACTACGCGTTCCGTTATGGCGGGTATGCGTTTGCCGCGCTGGACTTTATCGGACGCACCTATAAACCGGACGGCGGCCCCAAAACCGGTTACAAAATTGATTTTTTTGATTTTCCCGGCGGCACCTGGCACTGGTTCAAAAATCATTACGCAAACTCCGAAGCCGGGCCCAAACACCTGATCGTCCTGTCGCATTTCCCGCTTACCAGAGAAACCTGGCAGGGCTACTTTCTGTTTTCACCGCAGGAATACGCATTTGTGGCAGATTACCTTGGCAGAACGCCTCATATAGGCCTGTGGAACTGCGGACATGTGCACAGAAACACCGATTACCCTGTTATAACGTCGGACGGAACAACGCTCTGCCCCGTGGTGGAAACAGCCTCCAACCGGGAAAAAATCACGATAAGGCTGGTTAAAGTCTGGGACTGA
- a CDS encoding DUF4097 family beta strand repeat-containing protein — MNCKHAVLFFACCALAPAMAAETTVTRQYKPGEIKTLNIATVSGGIDLDVETGPARLEVSRYDDKLCTLSITLERGELAARIAPVPDSGGACRAQVHITVPDPAVEPALKTVSGFIDVSGIGSRADLASTSGDITVRAGSDIAVRTVSGDIMVTGAAGNIDAGSVSGAIKIYSGSAVVARNISGDIHVAYTKGRADLGTKSGGITGLLSGPARIETVSGPVDLDWAATPPAGEITAASVSGHIGLDFPVGAKLAFYRETVTGTVTGQKTMLDMSSRLKVTVTTTSGDIDLGYN, encoded by the coding sequence ATGAACTGTAAACATGCCGTGCTGTTTTTTGCGTGCTGCGCGCTCGCGCCGGCCATGGCGGCCGAAACGACTGTGACCAGGCAATACAAGCCTGGCGAAATTAAAACCCTGAATATAGCGACCGTATCGGGCGGAATTGACCTTGACGTGGAAACCGGCCCTGCTCGTCTGGAAGTATCGCGGTACGACGACAAACTGTGCACGCTCAGCATAACGCTCGAGCGCGGCGAACTGGCGGCGCGAATAGCGCCGGTTCCCGATTCAGGCGGCGCCTGCCGCGCGCAGGTTCATATAACCGTTCCCGACCCGGCGGTCGAGCCCGCGCTTAAAACCGTTTCCGGGTTCATAGACGTTTCCGGAATCGGCTCGCGCGCCGATCTTGCCTCCACCAGCGGCGACATTACGGTGCGGGCAGGAAGCGACATTGCGGTCAGAACCGTGTCGGGCGACATAATGGTAACCGGCGCCGCCGGAAACATTGACGCCGGCTCGGTCAGCGGCGCGATAAAAATTTATTCCGGGTCCGCCGTGGTCGCCCGGAATATTTCCGGCGATATCCATGTGGCTTACACCAAAGGCCGGGCGGATCTGGGCACGAAAAGCGGCGGCATAACCGGTCTGCTTTCCGGCCCGGCGCGGATTGAAACGGTAAGCGGGCCGGTGGATCTGGACTGGGCTGCCACGCCTCCGGCGGGAGAAATCACCGCCGCTTCCGTAAGCGGGCATATCGGGCTGGATTTCCCGGTCGGCGCCAAACTGGCTTTTTACCGGGAAACCGTAACCGGCACGGTGACCGGCCAGAAAACCATGCTGGACATGAGCTCGCGGCTGAAAGTCACCGTGACCACCACGTCCGGCGATATTGACCTCGGCTATAACTAA
- a CDS encoding 2Fe-2S iron-sulfur cluster-binding protein, whose product MNRITRHPVLPIAGSRSVEFTFDGETLSAPEGEMLSSALIANGVHVFSHHHKDHSPQGIFCANGQCAQCTVLVDGVPLKACVTPLKKGMKLATVKGLPVLPEPDRGCAAGEVQVKSYDAVIVGGGPAGLAAAVELGRAGASVLLIDDKHRLGGKLVLQTHKFFGSVADCHAGTRGIDIARQLEAELAQYPNIEIWLNSFAAAVFSDNKIGVDRGGVYCLVEPRALLIAAGAREKFLAFPGNTLPGVYGAGAFQTLINRDLVRPCRKLFIVGGGNVGLIAGYHALQAGIEVAGLIEALPQVGGYKVHADKLRRLGVPVYTSHTIVRASGGGHVESVTIAEVDANFKPVPGTFKTLKVDTLLVAVGLDRCAELLTQARRFRMNVYAAGDSEEIAEASAAMFSGKITGRDMARNLGLVKENAPREWKYMLEVLKSRPGKTYPKRTPLANTGVFPVFHCRQEIPCNPCVSACPKNSIKLGTEAITSLPFLDGECIGCGRCVSLCPGLAITLVDYRADAARPLVTMAYEIDRNVLKAGQTVTVTDEEGKELGQAEITKVLDLKTPGSTVLVTVAPQAQAAKLVAGIKLREADRPVPSADQITAETPDETVICRCERVTLGEIRAAIRSGIRDLNQLKAATRVSMGACGGKTCLTQIMAIYRAEGVPFSDVTPNTQRPLLMEMPLGRFCNCQAGGAEPGVTHGDF is encoded by the coding sequence ATGAACAGAATCACCAGACATCCGGTTCTGCCGATCGCCGGCAGCCGGTCCGTCGAATTCACCTTTGACGGTGAAACGCTTTCCGCGCCGGAAGGCGAAATGCTTTCCTCCGCGCTTATCGCCAACGGCGTTCACGTTTTTTCGCATCATCATAAGGACCACAGCCCGCAGGGCATTTTCTGCGCCAACGGGCAGTGCGCGCAATGCACCGTGCTGGTGGACGGCGTGCCGCTCAAAGCCTGCGTCACGCCGCTGAAAAAGGGCATGAAACTGGCTACGGTCAAAGGGTTGCCGGTTCTGCCGGAACCCGACCGCGGGTGCGCGGCGGGCGAAGTGCAGGTGAAAAGCTATGACGCCGTTATCGTGGGCGGCGGCCCCGCCGGACTGGCGGCGGCGGTCGAACTGGGCAGGGCCGGCGCGTCCGTGCTGCTTATAGACGACAAGCACCGGCTTGGCGGGAAACTGGTTCTGCAGACTCATAAATTTTTCGGGTCCGTGGCGGACTGCCACGCCGGAACCCGCGGCATTGACATAGCCCGACAGCTTGAGGCGGAACTGGCGCAATATCCCAATATCGAAATCTGGCTCAACAGTTTTGCGGCGGCGGTTTTTTCCGACAACAAGATCGGAGTGGACCGCGGCGGCGTCTATTGCCTCGTGGAACCGCGCGCCCTGCTCATAGCCGCCGGCGCGCGGGAAAAATTTCTGGCGTTTCCCGGCAACACGCTGCCCGGCGTTTACGGCGCGGGCGCGTTCCAGACCCTTATCAACCGCGATCTAGTGCGGCCGTGCCGGAAACTTTTTATCGTGGGCGGCGGCAATGTGGGACTTATAGCGGGTTACCACGCGCTGCAGGCCGGCATTGAAGTGGCTGGCCTTATCGAGGCGCTGCCTCAGGTGGGCGGCTACAAGGTTCACGCCGACAAGCTGCGGCGGCTGGGCGTGCCGGTTTACACCTCGCACACGATAGTGCGGGCGAGCGGAGGCGGGCATGTCGAGTCCGTCACCATAGCGGAAGTGGACGCGAATTTCAAGCCCGTGCCGGGCACCTTCAAAACCCTGAAGGTGGACACGCTGCTCGTTGCGGTCGGACTGGACCGCTGCGCCGAACTGCTGACTCAGGCGCGCAGGTTCCGCATGAACGTGTACGCCGCCGGAGACTCCGAGGAGATTGCCGAGGCTTCAGCCGCCATGTTCAGCGGAAAAATTACCGGGCGCGACATGGCCCGCAATCTGGGGCTGGTGAAGGAAAACGCGCCGCGCGAATGGAAATACATGCTTGAGGTGCTGAAAAGCCGGCCGGGCAAAACCTATCCCAAACGCACGCCACTGGCGAATACCGGCGTGTTCCCGGTGTTTCACTGCCGGCAGGAAATTCCGTGCAATCCCTGCGTTTCCGCATGTCCTAAAAACAGCATAAAACTCGGCACCGAAGCGATCACGTCGCTGCCGTTTCTGGACGGCGAATGCATAGGTTGCGGGCGGTGCGTGTCGCTCTGTCCCGGGCTGGCGATCACGCTGGTGGATTACCGTGCCGACGCGGCCAGGCCGCTGGTCACCATGGCTTATGAAATTGACCGGAACGTGTTAAAAGCCGGCCAGACGGTTACTGTAACCGACGAGGAGGGTAAGGAGCTCGGGCAGGCCGAAATCACCAAAGTGCTGGATCTTAAAACGCCGGGCAGCACGGTGCTGGTCACCGTCGCGCCGCAGGCGCAGGCGGCGAAACTGGTTGCCGGGATAAAACTGCGTGAGGCGGACCGGCCGGTTCCGTCGGCCGACCAGATCACAGCGGAAACGCCGGATGAAACCGTCATCTGCCGGTGCGAGCGCGTCACGCTGGGCGAAATACGCGCCGCCATCCGCTCCGGAATACGCGACCTCAACCAGCTTAAAGCCGCCACCCGCGTCAGCATGGGCGCGTGCGGAGGAAAAACCTGCCTGACGCAGATCATGGCGATCTATCGCGCGGAGGGCGTGCCGTTTTCCGACGTTACTCCCAATACCCAGCGGCCGCTGCTTATGGAAATGCCGCTCGGGCGGTTCTGCAACTGTCAGGCCGGCGGAGCCGAACCCGGCGTTACTCACGGAGATTTTTAA
- a CDS encoding VOC family protein: MQFKFDHYNFNVLDFERSMAFYAKTLGLKEMKRREAADGSFTLGDLGDGQPQFRLELTRLKNRTEKYNPGEGEFHLAVRVDDFEAAKKLHRKMNCICHENETMGICFIKDPDGYWLEIVPAR; encoded by the coding sequence ATGCAGTTCAAATTCGATCATTACAATTTCAATGTGCTTGATTTTGAGCGCAGCATGGCGTTTTATGCAAAAACGCTGGGCCTTAAAGAGATGAAACGCCGCGAAGCGGCGGACGGCAGTTTCACGCTCGGCGATCTGGGCGACGGGCAGCCTCAGTTTCGGCTGGAGCTGACGCGGCTAAAAAACCGGACCGAAAAATACAATCCTGGAGAAGGCGAATTCCATCTGGCGGTTCGGGTGGACGATTTCGAGGCGGCGAAAAAACTGCACCGCAAAATGAACTGCATCTGCCACGAAAACGAAACAATGGGGATCTGCTTCATAAAAGACCCTGACGGCTACTGGCTGGAAATCGTGCCTGCACGGTGA